CCTCAGCCCCAGCGATCGATCGCCCGGCATGCTGCGATTGGCGAGGCGGCTGGGGAAGAAGCTGTCGACGGATAAGCCATAGGGGAAACCATCCACACCTGCCTGCTTTTCCCTACACCTCTGCGAGACATTTTCTCAGAATTCGAGCAAATCCCCGGCACGAAGTGACAAGAGTCTTAGCCTTTCGTTATACTCAGTAATGGCACATCCCCTGCATTCTTCAGCGTAGAATCGGCTGAGAAGCATCCGCATCTTTTCGCTCCCCCGGTTTTACGCGGGATCGACGTTCAGCAATACTCCGCGATCCGTAGAGAGGTCATCGTGTCTGATTTTTATCAAAATGGGGTCGTGACCGTTCTCCACCGTCTCGGTCAGCCCAACACTGAGCAGCTGGAGCACGAGCTCGAGCGGTATGCGAAAACGACGCCGATCGCTCTGGTCCTCCCCTCACTGTATTCGGAACTGGAACGTCCCGCCCTCAAGCGCATCGTGGAAATCCTGGGTGAGGTTCGCTATATCAATGAGATCGTCATTTCTTTGGATCAGGCCTCTGCGCTGGAATTCCGGCTGGCCAAGCAATTCTTTGCTCAGCTCCCTCAACGAGTCCGTGTCGTCTGGAACGACGGGACCAGGATCCAGGCGCTGTTGAACACCTTGGTCTCGCATGAGATCGACATCGGACACCAGG
The Nitrospirota bacterium genome window above contains:
- a CDS encoding glycosyl transferase, whose translation is MSDFYQNGVVTVLHRLGQPNTEQLEHELERYAKTTPIALVLPSLYSELERPALKRIVEILGEVRYINEIVISLDQASALEFRLAKQFFAQLPQRVRVVWNDGTRIQALLNTLVSHEIDIGHQGKGRGCWTAYGYVLARGQSQVIALHDCDIVSYDRQYLARLCYPVANPNLAYEFCKGYYSRVTDR